TAAAAGGGGCCGATTTAACCGCATCTTTGGTAGATAGAGTCACCCTCGATTTTGCCGATTTAACTAATACTATTTTTACCGATGCGATCGCTACTCGCAGCCGTTTTTATGACACAATTATTACCGGGGCCGATTTCACTAACGCGGTAATTGATAACTATCAGGTCAAGTTAATGTGTGAACGGGCCGATGGGATTAATCCAGTCACGGGAGTGGCCACCAGAGATAGTTTAGGCTGTGATTAGCAATTCCGGGCAGATTCTAGCTGACTGCTCAAAAATAGCCTACCTCCTACATCCCGGCTGTCTCGATCGAGACAGCCGGGATGTAGAATAAAAATACTGAGCGAGGCTAGAGAAAGGAGAGGGACTCTTGATAATCGTCATCGATAACTATGATAGTTTTACCTACAATTTAGTCCAGTATTTGGGAGAATTAGCCTCCGAGTTCCCGATCGCCGTGCCGATCGAGGTCTATCGTAATGATAAAATCGATCTGGCCACAATCGAACAAATGCGGCCGGATGGAATTGTCATTTCCCCCGGTCCCGGTCGTCCGGTCGATGCGGGCATATCTCTGGAATTAATCGCCAAATTTGGCCCCTATATGCCGATTTTGGGGGTCTGTCTCGGTCATCAAAGTATCGGTCAGGTATTCGGAGGGGATGTGGTCCGGGCCCCGGTCTTGATGCACGGCAAAACTTCGCCAATCTATCACAACAATGAAGGGGTATTTCAAGGGTTAGAAAATCCTTTTACTGCCACCCGTTACCATAGTTTAGTGGTCGAGCGCTCCACCATGCCGGATAATTTAGAGATCACGGCCTGGGTCGAAGATGGTACGGTCATGGGAGTCCGTCATCGGGATTACCCCCACATTCAAGGAGTACAATTTCATCCCGAAAGTATTTTAACCACTGCCGGCAAGGAACTTTTAAGAAACTTTCTCCGATCCCTCTAGTGTTTGCTAATCCCCAACCCCTGAAATTAACCTTAACTTGATTAATTCTGCATCTATATTTATGAAAAGGCGAAATTTTATCTTATCGGCGGGGGCAAGTTTCTTAACCGTGGGAGTAAGCGCAGTTTTAGCGGAAACTAAACCGAAACCGACTAACCCCACTTCCCCCCAAAAACCCGATAATTCCCTCTTAGTTCAATGGTTGGGTCATAGTTGCTTTTTATTCACTGGAGGAGGGCAAAGAGTCCTAGTTAATCCCTTCCGGGCGATTGGTTGTACGGCGGGTTTTCCTTTGCCAAAAGTAGAAGCAGATATCGTTTTAATTAGTAGTCAACTGTGGGATGAAGGGGCGGCCGAGAATTTACCCGGTAATCCGAAAATTTTGTTTGAGCCGGGGGCCTATGATCTTGGTAAATTAAAATTACAGGGCATTAGTATCGCCCACGATCGCATGGGTGGGCAACGTTTCGGTATGAATGTGGCCTGGCGTTGGACCCAAGCGGGGATTAGTATTGTCCATTTAGGGGGAGCAGCGGCCCCGCTCGCATTAGAACAAAGAATTCTCCTAGGTTCGCCAGATTTAGCTTTTATTCCCGTGGGAGGTGGTCCAAAAAATTATAATCCCCAAGAAGCAAAACAGGCGATCGAAGTTTTACAACCGCGAATTGCTGTCCCAACTCAATACTTTACCAGTGCCGCCGATAAAAATGCCTGTGAATTGGTGTCTGTAGATGAGTTTCTCAAGTTAGTCAAGGATAAAAATATCCGTTTAATCGAGGACAATAAATTACGGATTCGTGCCGCCGATTTACCGAAAAAAGGGACTCTCATTCGCGTGTTTGACTACCGCAAGCTGTTACAGAAATCCTAATTTTTAGGAGCCAATGACCTAGACCTAGGCCTATTGATTAACTAATTTTCCTCGTGTAACGCACCATCAATTTCCTGATATTCCCCGGGTTACGTTGTTGCTAACTCGCCCTACAGCCCTGATCATAAATCAGGGTTATAATTATTTTTAGTAAATTCCAGAATATTCAGCCCCAAAGAATGTCTATGTTACTGCAAGACCTAAAGGAAGAAGCGGTTAAGCTATCACCGAGCGATCGACTGGCGCTGGTTAGCGCCATTATTGAGTCCTTGCAGAGTACCCCAATTGCTAGACCTGATCGTTCTGGTGCAATTCAAAGGATGCGTGGCTTACTCAAAACAGACCAACTTGCACCAACCGACCAAGAAGTAACTGCCATGTTGGAAGAGCGTCGGGTGGAGAAATATCTTTAGTGAGAGTTTTAATTAATACTAATGTTCTGCTAGATTTTCTGTGTTCTCTAAAAATTGCTTTAACAATCTTATTGAAAATGTTTTTGCTGAAAGAATCTCGCTCTTTTTTTAGACAGGGATGGACAATTGCGGTTTTACTAATTGCCCTGCTTGTTTCCCTGCCGATTTTATCGGTTGCCAGTAGTTTATTAACTAATTCTAGTCAAGTCTGGCAACATCTGATCGAAACTGTTCTCTGGGATTATCTGGTTAATTCTTTTTGGTTAATGTGCGGGGTGGGCAGCGGCGTTTTAATCATCGGTGTCGGCACCGCTTGGTTAACAACGATGTGTCAATTTCCCGGTTGTCAACAATTTCAATGGTTATTATTACTACCCCTTGCCGCTCCTGCCTATCTCTTGGCCTATACTTATACCAATATGATGGACTATTTTGGTCCGGTGCAGACGTTCTTAAGAAGTGTTTTCGCTTGGGATAGTGTCGAGGATTATTGGTTTCCTAGTATCCGTTCTCTCTGGGGGGGGATTCTGATGTTAATACTGGTGCTTTATCCCTACGTTTATCTGTTAGCAAGGGTCGGTTTTTTAGAACAATCTGTCTGTACGGTGGAGGCAAGTCGCTCCTTGGGATGTAATCCTTGGCGCGGTTTTTTTACCGTCGCTTTACCCCTAGCAAGACCGGCAATTATGGCGGGATTAGCTCTAGCTTTAATGGAAACTCTTAATGATTTTGGTACGGTGCAGTATTTCGGAATTAATGCTTTTACCACGGGGATTTATAATACTTGGTTCGGTATGGGCGATCGCATAGCAGCGGGGCAGTTATCAACAGTTTTAATGGTATTTATCCTCGTTTTAGTTTTCCTTGAACAATCCTCCCGTCGTCAAGTTCGTTACTATGAAATGACCAATCGTTTCCAGTCACCGACTAAGTACGAACTAGGACTTGTTCGGAGTTTCTTGGCAATGATCTCCTGTTTTTTACCAGTATTTCTTGGGTTTATTGCCCCCGCTTTCTATCTGGCCTATCTAGCCTTTAATCACGCCCAAGAAACTTTTAATAATGACTTTTTTAGTTTATCGGGAAACAGTTTTTTTCTGGCTAGTTTAAGCGCAATTATTGCGGTAGTTTTAGCTTTAATTCTCGCCTACGGGGAAAGACTTAATCCGAATAAAACTCTTAAGCTTTCTGTGCGGATTGCTGCCGCTGGTTACGCTATCCCCGGCATTGTTATCGCCGTGGGGGTTTTAATTCCTATCGGTAAACTAGATAACTTTTTCAATCAAGGATTAAATATCAATTTAATTCTGAGCGGCACGATTTTCTGTGTGATTTTTGCCTATATTGTCCGGTTTTTAGCCGTAGCTTTTTCCACGTTAGAATCGAGTTTAAGTAAAATTAAACCTAGTTTAGATGATGCTTCCCGCAGCCTTGGCTATGGCACTGGTGCCACTTTAATTAAAGTGCATATTCCTCTTTTATCGGGGGGATTATTGACGGCGGCTATGTTAGTTTTTGTCGATGTGATGAAGGAATTACCGGCTACTTTGGTCTTAAGACCTTTTAATTTTGATACCCTGGCGGTGCGCGTTTATCAATACGCCAGTGATGAACGTTTGGTGGAAGCGGCAGCCCCGGCCCTGGCCATAGTCCTAGTGGGATTAATTCCGGTAATCTTTTTAAGTTGGCAAATTTCCCGAAGGGCGATCGATTAAATCAGTGGGCGAGCGCCAGGCGGCTTAGTTCGGTGTGGCTGAATAAATCTAAAAACCCTGTTGGATAATATTTTTAGGCCTTTTTAAAATCAAAAAGTGCCAGTCCTGGCAGTGATCGGGGGGGGAAATTTAGGCACTTTTTGCCTGAAAATGGGTAAAACCCCACACCCCACACCCCCCCTGCCCCCCCGATGTCGGGGGGGTTGGGGGGGCCACACCCTGCCTCCACGAAAAACTTTTTCGGTAAATCCTAGTTCTATAGTCTAGTACAAAATAATGTTACAGTTCTTGACAAGACTACTAGAGAGAGGGGGTGTCAGTGATAGGATTCCCTAAAACCCCTTTTCTTTATTTTTGTAGAGAGAACAAAATCCTATGACAGAACTTTCTGGAAAAGCTCCTAAGTTCGGTGGCAGCACGGGCGGTTTACTCGCCAAAGCCGATCTGGAAGAAAAGTACGCCATCACCTGGACAAGCAGCAAAGAACAAGTCTTTGAAATGCCCACCGGTGGCGCCGCTATCATGAACGAAGGCGAAAATCTCCTCTATTTAGCCCGCAAAGAACACGCGCTCGCTCTTGGTACCCAATTGCGGACGAAATTCAAGCCCAAAATCGAAGATTACAAAATCTATCGGATTTACCCCAGTGGTGAAGTGCAGTATCTCCACCCTGCTGATGGTGTCTTCCCCGAAAAAGTTAACGCCGGTCGTGAATTTTTCGGCAAAAAAGACCGCAATATCGGCAAAAACCCCGAACCAGCGACAATTAAGTTCTCTGGTGTCACTCCCTACGAAGCATAAATAATCCCTAAAATCGAGAGTGGGGAGTTAGATTTAGAAGCTATTTAGCCCCAAGATTTAACTTCTGACTCTCGATTTCTGTTACTTCCCACTTCCCACTTCCCATTTCCCACTCCTTCATAACTCCTAATTCCTAATTCCTAATTCCTTCTTCCCACTCTCCTATACCTTTTAAACAGGATTTAGTATCAGTTTTCTCCCCTACAAGTGTTGTGCTATCCGTTTCCTGAACCATCAAAATATGATCTTCCCCGACTTCGATCGCTTTCGTCAACTCGCCGGCCAAGGTAACTTTATTCCTGTCTATCAAGAATGGATCGCTGACCTAGAAACGCCCGTTTCGGCCTGGTATAAAATTTGTGCCGATCAAGCCTACAATTTTTTATTAGAGTCGGTGGAAGGGGGCGAAACCTTGGGACGCTACAGCTTTTTAGGAGGCGATCCCGTCTGGGTATTAGAAGCGCGGGGAAACACCACTACCCAAACTTTTCGCGATGGTTCTCAAGAGATTTTTTCCGGGGATCCTTTCGAGATTTTAACTCAATGTTTAGCCCCGATTGTGCCGGTTAAATTGCCGCAATTACCCGCAGGAATAGGGGGTTTATTTGGTTTTTGGGGTTATGAATTAATTAATTGGATCGAACCGCGAGTGCCTATTTATCCCGCTACCGATGCCGATCTACCGGATGGTATTTGGATGCAGGTGGATAATCTGATTATTTTCGATCAAGTTAAACGGAAAATCTGGGCGATAGCTTATGCCGATACCCGGGGTAATAATCCCGATTTAGCGGCCGCTTATCAAGCGGCCTGCGATCAAGTGACCCAGTTAGTTCTCAAGTTACGATTACCCCTACCAACTAATGCCAAAACTCTAGAATTATTACCGGTTGGTCAGGGGAAAGAATTAGTCTATGAAAGCAATACAACTCAGGAAAAATTCTGTCAAAATGTCCTGAAAGCCAAGGATTATATCAAAGCGGGGGATATTTTTCAGGTGGTTATTTCCCAGCGTTTAAATGCCAATTATCAGGGTCATCCTTTCGATTTATATCGTTCCCTGCGTCTGATTAATCCTTCTCCTTACATGGCTTTTTATAACTTTAAGGATTGGCAGATTATTGGCTCTAGTCCTGAAGTGATGGTTAAGGCAGAACGGGACGAATTAGGTAAAATAAAGGCTACGGTCAGACCAATTGCTGGCACCCGTCGCCGGGGACAAAACTTCAGTGAAGACCAAGCTTTAGCAACGGATTTACTGCAAGATCCCAAAGAAATTGCCGAGCATATTATGTTAGTGGATTTGGGCAGAAATGATCTAGGCCGGGTGTGCGATCGAGGTACGGTCAAAGTGGATGAATTAATGATCATTGAACGTTATTCCCACGTTATGCACATTGTTAGTAATGTGGTGGGGGATTTAGCAACCGATAAAACTGCTTGGGATTTATTAAAAGCTTGTTTTCCGGCGGGAACCGTCAGTGGGGCCCCGAAAATTCGCGCCATGGAAATTATCCATGAATTAGAACCCTGTCGTCGTGGTCCCTATTCAGGGGTTTATGGTTACTACGATTTTGAGGGACAGTTAAATAGTGCGATCACGATTCGCACTATGATTGTTCGTCCCCAAGGTAATCAAAATTATCTGGTTTCTGTGCAAGCGGGAGCGGGGTTAGTAGCCGATTCTGAGCCGGAGAAAGAGTACGAAGAAACCCTCAACAAAGCGAGGGGTTTATTGGAGGCAATTCGCTGTTTAAGTTAGATTTTTTAGCCCAGAATCCAGTTAAGGGGATTTTACCATGATTTCCGAGAAGGAATAGGGTTAACCAACCAGGAGAACATCAAGGTTCCAGCTTATTGCCATAAGTTTAGCGAGGGGTAATAGTTAATAAAACCTGATAGGAGTTTAGCGGAGTCGTACTCGTCGTAAACACCAATAAAACTTGGTTATTATTAAGGGAGATGGGTGAACCGCTGCTTTTAGAGGTATATGCCTCTATTGTTTTACCCGTATTGGGATCCACAGTTCGGTTATTATACAGGTCATTGACATTTATAATAACAGCTTCTCCAGCATTTACCTGAAGAGTTGAAGGAATAGCTACTCCTGTTGGCTGAGCATTAGGGTCAGGCGAAGCAGCCACAGTGCAGGGGGAACAATCGGGGCCTTGAATAAGTTCAGCCATAACATTTGCTGCTGTGGTAAGGACGGGTATAGTTTCTATTTTCTTAGCTCCTATATTAGCTCCCAGATCAAAAGTGGGCTCAGGAGGGGTTATGAGGCAAATTGGGTCACTTTTACTACAGATAGCTCTGGTGGCAACTCTGGTACTGGCAGCGTAGTCAACTTTATCCCTTTTTCCAGCAGTCAGAGTAGTCATCTCTACCTGAGCGTTGGCATTCAAAATCACTTGATCACCACCTGTGCGAACACAGGTATAAAAACCGTCCGCACTGCTAGGATTGGCGGGGATTCGGTTAAAATCCGTAGGACAATTGGGGTTAACAGCATCCTCTGCTAACATATCAGTGACGGGGGAATGTTGCCAAGAAGAAGTAATATCGTAGTTGCCATTAGCGTCCAAGTTCGGACCATAGCGCCACAAGACTCGCGGACCGGTTAAGCTATTTTCAGGGTCTGTGGTATAGTAAACGATCTGGCCAGGGAGCGCAATGATGGGATTGTTGGGGTCGGGAATTCGGAAAGCAAGAACTGCTAGCGCTTCTTTGTCTACTTTTATTTTTCCCCAATCGGGTACTTGAGTCGTATCGATCGCAGCTTCAGTCGGAGCGATAATTCTTGCCCGTCTCAGGTCGTCTGAAACAAACTCTAGAGTACGATTAAGATTATTTCGGATTTCACTATCGGCATTAGCTCGATAATTGCTTCTGAGCAGGTTAATCACGCCAATTCCCGACACCAAGACGGCAATCAGCATCATTACACCTGCCAGTAAAACTTCTGTAATCGTGAAACCCGCTTGCAGACGACGATGGGCGGATTTTTTCTGTAAACGACCTAAGTGATTGATATACTCTAAATAAAAACGCATAGTTTTAACCCGTGCCAATTCCTATTTTCTATACTTCCCTAGACATTTAACATTATATTGCAGTCCCAGAGATTTGATCAAACTAGGTGATTCTGTTCACAGCTATTAACCGCTTTGGGGAGCAGGTGATTTTACTGGTGAGTTTTTCGTACACTTGTATTATTATAATGGTTGAGCCTCAAGGAGATAAGAAGGCCCAAGCACTGGTTACAATCAAGGATAAGTAATTTTTCGATCGATGTCATCTAAAAATAATCATGCGTCTCTTACACACCATGCTCCGGGTCAATAACTTGCAGGAATCTCTACAATTTTACTGCGATGTGCTAGGAATGAAGTTACTGCGCCAGAAAGACTATCCCAATGGTCAATTTACCCTCGCTTTCGTCGGTTATGGCGATGAGGCTAATCATGCTGTCATCGAACTGACCTATAATTGGGGAGTCGATCGCTACGAAGTGGGTAATGCTTACGGTCATATTGCCCTAGGCGTGGATGATATCCATAGCACCTGTGAGAAAATTAAAGTCCTTGGTGGTAATGTTACCAGGGAGCCGGGCCCGATGAAACACGGTTCTACGGTGATTGCTTTCGTGGAAGATCCTAATGGCTACAAGATCGAGTTAATTCAACTAGGAACCCAGGGTGCTGCCGTGGCTACGGCTTAATCAAAAACTTATGACTGTTGAAATTGAACGGAAGTTTCTGGTTAAAGGGGATTCTTGGCGATCGCTTGCGACCGGGAAGTTGTATCGTCAGGGATATATTCCTACCCAAGAGGGATTGACAACTGTGCGAGTTCGTGTAGTTGGAGATCTGGGTTATTTAACCATTAAAGGCAAGACTGAGGGTATTAGTCGGCTGGAATTCGAGTATGCAATTCCTCTAGAAGATGCGGAGATCATGTTAGAAAACCTCTGTAAAAAACCTTTAATTGAAAAAATTCGTCATCGCATTTCTTTGGATGATTTAACTTGGGAAGTTGATGAGTTTTTAGGAGATAATCAAGGTTTAATTATGGCTGAAATTGAGTTAGAACAAGAGGAGCAAGTCATTACTATTCCTGATTGGATCGGCGAAGAAGTCACGGGAGATGGGCGCTACTACAATAGCAACTTACAGAAATTTCCCTATAAAATGTGGTCATTGTAGTATTAATTTACTCCCCGTTTAACTCTGGGTAGATACGGCTTTTTCTGCTTCGTTTAGCTTATTTGTTACCCGTCGGAGAACGCCATTAATAAAGCGATAACCTTCATCATCAGAATAACGTTTGGCTAATTCGATCGCTTCATTAATTGCTACTTTTTGAGGTATATCGAGATAGAGCATTTCTGCCACGGCAATTTGCAGGATATCCCGATCAATTCTTGGTAAACGATGCAGTTGCCAATCTACTAAAGCGCTGGTTAATTCCTGTTCGATTTCCGCACGACGACGATAGACTGTACCGATTAATTCTAGGGCATATTCCCGCACTTCGTACTGACTAGATAACTGGACAATTTCGGGAAAATCTATCACGGTTCCCAAACGATTAATGGCATTATGGGTAAGAGAAATTGCCTCTTTTACCATGGTTTGGGCGCTTTTTAGATTTGTTGCCTTAGTATCACTAGCGAGAATTCGTTCATTACCACGACTAATTTCAGCAGCGGCAGTTTCTAAGGTTTCTTGAATTTCCAGGGTTAAGGTTCTAACTGCGACTAAAATTAAATCGTTTAAAGTTTGCTGTTCCAGGTTTTCAGGATTGCCTTTAATCTGACTTAAACTCAAAAGGGCAAGTTCTCGGGCAATGCGGCGGGGTTGTTGACGGGGAGGCATAGAAGTTTAGAAGTAGAGGAAAGAAAATTATACAACTTTATCGATCGCTATTCGGTTGGGTTAATTTTTCTCAGCGATCAATTCTTGACTAACCTCTATCCTAGCATAAAAGCTGCCAAGATTTAACTTTTCAAGTTTTAATTAGACAAAAGACAATATCTATCTTGAATCTCCCCTAGTTTAGTCTCAGCTTCTTGAGCATTAATAGCTAATTGGGCAAACTCTAGAAAGCGTTTTAATTCCTTGCGTAATAAATTCCTTTCTACTTCCCAGATTTCTCGATCTAAGGTGGGTGGCATAACAATCATATCAAATAAAGTGGCCTGTTTTTTTTCGGGATGGGGGCGCAATATTCGCCCGCGACGCTGAATAAATTGTCGAGGATTACCACTACTAGCCAGAATGACTGCGTTTTGAATTGATGGCAGATCTACTCCCTCATCTAAACATCTAATTGCCACTAATCCTTGCAGATAACCCTCCTCAAATTGTTGGCGAATTTTTTCTCGTTCTTCTAGGGAAGTTTCTGCGGTGTAGGTAGCAACTCGATAACCTAATTGATTGCCCAATAAATGAGTAACTGCCTCTACTTGACGACGATAATTAG
This Microcystis wesenbergii NRERC-220 DNA region includes the following protein-coding sequences:
- the gloA gene encoding lactoylglutathione lyase gives rise to the protein MRLLHTMLRVNNLQESLQFYCDVLGMKLLRQKDYPNGQFTLAFVGYGDEANHAVIELTYNWGVDRYEVGNAYGHIALGVDDIHSTCEKIKVLGGNVTREPGPMKHGSTVIAFVEDPNGYKIELIQLGTQGAAVATA
- a CDS encoding PulJ/GspJ family protein is translated as MRFYLEYINHLGRLQKKSAHRRLQAGFTITEVLLAGVMMLIAVLVSGIGVINLLRSNYRANADSEIRNNLNRTLEFVSDDLRRARIIAPTEAAIDTTQVPDWGKIKVDKEALAVLAFRIPDPNNPIIALPGQIVYYTTDPENSLTGPRVLWRYGPNLDANGNYDITSSWQHSPVTDMLAEDAVNPNCPTDFNRIPANPSSADGFYTCVRTGGDQVILNANAQVEMTTLTAGKRDKVDYAASTRVATRAICSKSDPICLITPPEPTFDLGANIGAKKIETIPVLTTAANVMAELIQGPDCSPCTVAASPDPNAQPTGVAIPSTLQVNAGEAVIINVNDLYNNRTVDPNTGKTIEAYTSKSSGSPISLNNNQVLLVFTTSTTPLNSYQVLLTITPR
- a CDS encoding anthranilate synthase component II, which produces MIIVIDNYDSFTYNLVQYLGELASEFPIAVPIEVYRNDKIDLATIEQMRPDGIVISPGPGRPVDAGISLELIAKFGPYMPILGVCLGHQSIGQVFGGDVVRAPVLMHGKTSPIYHNNEGVFQGLENPFTATRYHSLVVERSTMPDNLEITAWVEDGTVMGVRHRDYPHIQGVQFHPESILTTAGKELLRNFLRSL
- a CDS encoding CYTH domain-containing protein, with the translated sequence MTVEIERKFLVKGDSWRSLATGKLYRQGYIPTQEGLTTVRVRVVGDLGYLTIKGKTEGISRLEFEYAIPLEDAEIMLENLCKKPLIEKIRHRISLDDLTWEVDEFLGDNQGLIMAEIELEQEEQVITIPDWIGEEVTGDGRYYNSNLQKFPYKMWSL
- the nusB gene encoding transcription antitermination factor NusB; protein product: MPPRQQPRRIARELALLSLSQIKGNPENLEQQTLNDLILVAVRTLTLEIQETLETAAAEISRGNERILASDTKATNLKSAQTMVKEAISLTHNAINRLGTVIDFPEIVQLSSQYEVREYALELIGTVYRRRAEIEQELTSALVDWQLHRLPRIDRDILQIAVAEMLYLDIPQKVAINEAIELAKRYSDDEGYRFINGVLRRVTNKLNEAEKAVSTQS
- a CDS encoding ABC transporter permease — its product is MFLLKESRSFFRQGWTIAVLLIALLVSLPILSVASSLLTNSSQVWQHLIETVLWDYLVNSFWLMCGVGSGVLIIGVGTAWLTTMCQFPGCQQFQWLLLLPLAAPAYLLAYTYTNMMDYFGPVQTFLRSVFAWDSVEDYWFPSIRSLWGGILMLILVLYPYVYLLARVGFLEQSVCTVEASRSLGCNPWRGFFTVALPLARPAIMAGLALALMETLNDFGTVQYFGINAFTTGIYNTWFGMGDRIAAGQLSTVLMVFILVLVFLEQSSRRQVRYYEMTNRFQSPTKYELGLVRSFLAMISCFLPVFLGFIAPAFYLAYLAFNHAQETFNNDFFSLSGNSFFLASLSAIIAVVLALILAYGERLNPNKTLKLSVRIAAAGYAIPGIVIAVGVLIPIGKLDNFFNQGLNINLILSGTIFCVIFAYIVRFLAVAFSTLESSLSKIKPSLDDASRSLGYGTGATLIKVHIPLLSGGLLTAAMLVFVDVMKELPATLVLRPFNFDTLAVRVYQYASDERLVEAAAPALAIVLVGLIPVIFLSWQISRRAID
- a CDS encoding MBL fold metallo-hydrolase encodes the protein MKRRNFILSAGASFLTVGVSAVLAETKPKPTNPTSPQKPDNSLLVQWLGHSCFLFTGGGQRVLVNPFRAIGCTAGFPLPKVEADIVLISSQLWDEGAAENLPGNPKILFEPGAYDLGKLKLQGISIAHDRMGGQRFGMNVAWRWTQAGISIVHLGGAAAPLALEQRILLGSPDLAFIPVGGGPKNYNPQEAKQAIEVLQPRIAVPTQYFTSAADKNACELVSVDEFLKLVKDKNIRLIEDNKLRIRAADLPKKGTLIRVFDYRKLLQKS
- a CDS encoding photosystem I reaction center subunit II PsaD, which translates into the protein MTELSGKAPKFGGSTGGLLAKADLEEKYAITWTSSKEQVFEMPTGGAAIMNEGENLLYLARKEHALALGTQLRTKFKPKIEDYKIYRIYPSGEVQYLHPADGVFPEKVNAGREFFGKKDRNIGKNPEPATIKFSGVTPYEA
- the trpE gene encoding anthranilate synthase component I, which produces MIFPDFDRFRQLAGQGNFIPVYQEWIADLETPVSAWYKICADQAYNFLLESVEGGETLGRYSFLGGDPVWVLEARGNTTTQTFRDGSQEIFSGDPFEILTQCLAPIVPVKLPQLPAGIGGLFGFWGYELINWIEPRVPIYPATDADLPDGIWMQVDNLIIFDQVKRKIWAIAYADTRGNNPDLAAAYQAACDQVTQLVLKLRLPLPTNAKTLELLPVGQGKELVYESNTTQEKFCQNVLKAKDYIKAGDIFQVVISQRLNANYQGHPFDLYRSLRLINPSPYMAFYNFKDWQIIGSSPEVMVKAERDELGKIKATVRPIAGTRRRGQNFSEDQALATDLLQDPKEIAEHIMLVDLGRNDLGRVCDRGTVKVDELMIIERYSHVMHIVSNVVGDLATDKTAWDLLKACFPAGTVSGAPKIRAMEIIHELEPCRRGPYSGVYGYYDFEGQLNSAITIRTMIVRPQGNQNYLVSVQAGAGLVADSEPEKEYEETLNKARGLLEAIRCLS